In Gossypium arboreum isolate Shixiya-1 chromosome 6, ASM2569848v2, whole genome shotgun sequence, the following are encoded in one genomic region:
- the LOC108483697 gene encoding proline--tRNA ligase, cytoplasmic-like has protein sequence MAGGEKKKSGGGGKKKEVKKETGLGLSFTKDENFGEWYSEVVVNGEMIEYYDISGCYILRPWAMSIWENMQTFFDAEIKKMKVKNCYFPLFVSPGVLQKEKDHIEGFAPEVAWVTKSGESDLEVPIAIRPTSETVMYPYYSKWIRGHRDLPLKLNQWCNVVRWEFSNPTPFIRSREFLWQEGHTAFATKEEADTEVLQILELYRRIYEEFLAIPVTKGRKSELEKFAGGLYTTSVEAFIPNTGRGIQGATSHCLGQNFAKMFEINFENEKGEKSMVWQNSWAYSTRTIGVMVMVHGDNKGLVLPPKVAALQVIVIPVPYKDADTQGIFDACAATVATLSDAGIRAEADLRENYSPGWKYSNWEMKGVPLRIEIGPRDLANNQVRAVRRDNGEKTDISSVFLVEQVKGMLDKIQQNLFDVAKQKRDACIEVVKTWDEFVKALGQKKLILAPWCDEEEVEKDVKTRTKGEMGAAKSLCTPFEQPELPEGTKCFASGKPAKKWTYWGRSY, from the exons ATGGCTGGAGGGGAGAAGAAAAAGTCTGGCGGTG GAGGGAAAAAGAAGGAAGTGAAGAAGGAGACTGGTTTGGGTCTTTCCTTTACCAAGGATGAGAATTTTGGGGAATGGTACTCTGAG GTTGTTGTCAATGGTGAAATGATTGAGTACTATGACATCTCTGGATGTTATATTCTTAGGCCATGGGCAATGTCAATATGGGAGAACATGCAA ACGTTCTTTGATGcggaaatcaagaaaatgaaagTCAAGAACTGCTATTTCCCTCTTTTTGTATCTCCAGGTGTTTTGCAAAAGGAGAAGGATCATATAGAGGGTTTTGCTCCCGAG GTTGCTTGGGTGACAAAATCTGGTGAGTCTGATTTGGAGGTGCCAATTGCCATCCGCCCAACTAGTGAGACAGTTATGTATCCCTACTATTCTAAGTGGATAAGAGGACACCGTGACTTACCTTTGAAGCTTAACCAGTGGTGCAATGTTGTTCGATGGGAGTTTAGCAATCCCACACCATTTATCAG GAGTCGTGAATTTCTATGGCAGGAAGGGCATACTGCCTTCGCAACAAAGGAAGAGGCAGACACTGAG GTTCTTCAAATATTGGAACTGTACCGACGTATATATGAAGAATTCTTGGCAATTCCTGTTACGAAAGGCAGGAAGAGTGAACTGGAGAAGTTTGCCGGTGGACTTTACACAACCAGTGTTGAG GCATTTATTCCAAACACTGGGCGCGGTATTCAAGGTGCAACCTCCCATTGTTTGGGCCAAAACTTTGCAAAAATGTTTGAGATAAACTTTGAAAATGAAAAAGGGGAAAAGTCTATGGTCTGGCAGAATTCCTGGGCATACAGCACTCGAACG attgGGGTAATGGTGATGGTTCATGGGGATAACAAAGGCTTAGTGCTGCCTCCAAAAGTTGCAGCTTTGCAAGTTATTGTGATTCCTGTGCCTTACAAAGATGCAGATACTCAAGGTATCTTTGATGCCTGTGCTGCCACCGTGGCAACCCTCTCTGATGCTGGTATTCGTGCTGAAGCTGATCTTAGAGAGAACTACTCACCTGGTTGGAAGTACTCAAACTGGGAAATGAAAGGTGTTCCCCTAAGGATTGAAATAGGACCTCGAGACTTGGCAAATAATCAG GTGCGTGCAGTTCGCCGTGACAATGGAGAAAAGACTGATATCTCTAGTGTCTTTTTGGTTGAACAAGTAAAAGGAATGTTGGATAAGATTCAACAGAATCTATTCGATGTGGCAAAACAAAAAAGAGATGCCTGCATTGAAGTTGTAAAAACTTGGGACGAGTTTGTAAAAGCTCTCGGGCAAAAGAAACTCATCTTAGCTCCTTGGTGTGATGAGGAG GAGGTGGAGAAAGATGTGAAAACTCGAACAAAGGGTGAGATGGGAGCAGCTAAGTCTCTTTGTACTCCATTCGAACAGCCTGAACTCCCAGAAG GTACTAAATGCTTTGCTTCTGGGAAGCCTGCAAAAAAGTGGACCTATTGGGGCAGAAGTTACTAA
- the LOC108480819 gene encoding uncharacterized protein LOC108480819, producing MSSSHHLYELDSATDSVASSPRSEHHASQDGHIRVRFMCSFGGKILPRPHDNQLRYVGGDTRIVAFHRFTSFSSFINKLSKLSGIGNVSVKYQFPNEDLDALISVTTDEDLENMMEEYDRLAQNQNPRQLARLRLFLFSNGDDESRASSISSLLDGSVNRENWFFDALNGGAVADASRLERLRSEASSIVSEVPDYLFGLENSDEIQPRDPKLRTRQLLYENNSVSDPGSPAPVVSSSPFCSTSSATVVPSVTKPDNPEPVLKSKQSQTDSFVEQPVSQPTTYSGTPMWHHYVPDSHYSAPAVQQIPVYYVPGHVQPGNHQGQAQPVQIRTQYVQQYPNSSGQVPVGYHQQVHGAGQTYGQAPPVDPYDPTWRVAHDEKQPVYYGVRNSGPMQVYPGMVVPGGKELGRSGSDMAQGRISRSGQ from the exons ATGTCGTCATCGCACCACCTCTATGAGCTAGATTCCGCGACGGATTCCGTCGCATCCTCTCCGCGCTCCGAACACCATGCTTCTCAAGACGGTCATATACGTGTACGGTTCATGTGTAGTTTCGGTGGTAAGATCTTACCTCGTCCGCATGATAATCAGCTCCGTTACGTCGGCGGTGATACTCGTATCGTCGCCTTTCATCGCTTCACCTCTTTCTCATCGTTCATCAATAAGCTCTCTAAACTCTCAG GAATTGGCAACGTGAGTGTTAAGTATCAGTTTCCGAATGAGGATCTTGACGCTTTGATTTCAGTGACGACCGATGAAGATCTCGAGAATATGATGGAAGAATATGATCGGCTAGCGCAGAACCAAAACCCTCGACAACTGGCTCGGCTTCGGCTTTTTCTTTTCTCTAACGGCGATGATGAGTCACGAGCCAGTAGTATCAGCTCACTTCTGGACGGCTCGGTTAATCGTGAAAACTGGTTCTTCGACGCACTTAACGGCGGCGCCGTCGCCGATGCTTCGAGGCTTGAACGTCTACGATCCGAGGCTTCGTCTATTGTATCCGAAGTGCCCGATTATTTATTCGGGTTGGAGAACTCCGATGAGATCCAACCTCGTGACCCGAAATTAAGGACACGTCAGCTTTTGTATGAGAATAATTCGGTTTCGGATCCCGGTTCTCCTGCCCCGGTTgtttcttcttctcctttttgTTCCACGTCATCAGCTACTGTTGTACCTTCAGTGACTAAACCGGATAATCCTGAACCGGTTTTGAAGTCAAAGCAAAGTCAAACGGACAGTTTCGTGGAGCAACCCGTTTCGCAACCGACCACATATTCGGGTACTCCGATGTGGCATCATTATGTTCCGGATTCTCATTATTCTGCTCCTGCCGTACAACAAATACCCGTTTATTATGTTCCGGGTCATGTACAACCCGGAAATCATCAGGGTCAAGCTCAACCCGTTCAAATCCGTACACAGTATGTCCAGCAGTATCCGAATTCATCGGGTCAAGTACCCGTAGGGTATCATCAACAAGTTCATGGTGCGGGTCAAACATACGGGCAAGCACCACCAGTGGATCCTTACGACCCGACATGGAGAGTGGCTCATGATGAGAAACAGCCTGTATATTATGGAGTTAGAAATTCGGGTCCTATGCAAGTTTACCCAGGAATGGTGGTTCCGGGTGGGAAGGAACTGGGTCGAAGCGGGTCAGACATGGCTCAGGGTCGGATCTCTCGGTCGGGACAGTAA